A genomic stretch from Bosea sp. F3-2 includes:
- a CDS encoding GntR family transcriptional regulator encodes MTMIEPEEAAASRSKPTRERVYLYVREQILRGRFPGGSFVEEEEISSALGVSRTPVREAFHRLEAERFIDLLPRRGALVRQVTAQELLDLYEARRMIEGHAISRICREEIPLPADMQAILDELERMPQDDYFNRVELNRQFHFVMVAAVGNIVLSELYQSLGARQQRVAMTAIHTDPTRIARISKEHHALIAALTEWDEEKALAILEQHLRPIVGVVSRLPD; translated from the coding sequence ATGACGATGATCGAGCCAGAAGAAGCGGCTGCCTCGCGCAGCAAGCCGACCCGCGAGCGGGTCTACCTCTATGTGCGGGAGCAGATCCTGCGCGGCCGCTTCCCTGGCGGCTCCTTTGTCGAGGAAGAGGAGATTTCCTCGGCGCTCGGTGTTTCGCGCACGCCGGTCCGCGAAGCCTTCCATCGTCTCGAAGCCGAGAGATTCATCGACTTGCTCCCGCGCCGCGGCGCCCTCGTCCGGCAGGTGACGGCCCAGGAACTGCTCGATCTCTACGAAGCCCGGCGCATGATCGAGGGGCACGCGATCAGCCGCATCTGCCGGGAGGAAATTCCACTGCCTGCCGACATGCAGGCGATTCTCGACGAACTCGAACGCATGCCGCAGGACGACTATTTCAACCGGGTCGAGCTGAACCGCCAGTTCCACTTCGTCATGGTCGCTGCCGTCGGAAATATCGTGCTCTCTGAACTCTACCAGTCGCTCGGCGCGCGCCAGCAACGCGTCGCGATGACCGCGATCCATACCGACCCAACCCGCATCGCGCGCATCAGCAAGGAGCATCATGCCCTGATCGCAGCGCTCACCGAATGGGACGAGGAGAAGGCCCTCGCCATTCTGGAGCAGCATCTGCGTCCGATCGTCGGCGTGGTCTCGCGCCTGCCGGATTGA
- a CDS encoding dihydrodipicolinate synthase family protein, with the protein MSMNLNGILPVLPTPFSAAGTIDPGAMARITAFALDVGATGVVFPGFASEVDNLTAEERETLLREVVRVVAGRIPVVAGASAPSAEEAAGHARRARALGIAHVMIQAPKSVGVDKAAVAAFYREIAEAVPGIEIVLQNAPAPRGSDLKPDVLLEIISGNSAITYLKEETIPAGPAISAILADKPAHLKGVIGGGGARYIIDEYVRGACGAMPAAEFTDVHVALDRAFRSGAVEAARDLYTRTLPLLLIQANLRMAFTKYVLTRRGILTNHICRAPLPAFDAVDRSEIDAWLGRVADLLVPAASLQAAE; encoded by the coding sequence ATGAGCATGAACTTGAACGGGATCCTTCCCGTGCTGCCAACCCCCTTTTCGGCCGCCGGGACCATCGATCCGGGCGCGATGGCGAGGATCACCGCCTTCGCGCTCGATGTCGGAGCGACGGGCGTGGTCTTTCCGGGTTTCGCCAGCGAGGTCGACAACCTGACGGCCGAGGAGCGCGAGACCTTGCTGCGCGAGGTCGTGCGGGTCGTCGCGGGCCGTATCCCGGTCGTCGCGGGCGCAAGCGCCCCTTCGGCCGAGGAGGCGGCCGGCCATGCACGCCGGGCTCGCGCACTCGGAATCGCGCATGTGATGATCCAGGCGCCGAAGTCCGTCGGCGTCGACAAGGCGGCCGTGGCAGCGTTCTACCGAGAGATCGCGGAAGCGGTGCCGGGAATCGAGATCGTCCTGCAGAACGCCCCCGCTCCGCGCGGCTCTGATCTGAAGCCCGATGTGCTTCTGGAGATCATCAGCGGCAATTCGGCCATCACCTATCTCAAGGAAGAGACAATCCCCGCCGGCCCAGCGATCTCCGCGATCCTTGCGGATAAGCCAGCCCACCTCAAAGGCGTGATAGGCGGCGGCGGCGCGCGCTACATCATCGACGAATATGTCCGCGGTGCCTGCGGCGCGATGCCCGCAGCCGAGTTCACCGATGTCCATGTGGCGCTCGATCGCGCCTTCCGCAGCGGAGCGGTCGAAGCGGCGCGCGACCTCTACACGCGCACCCTGCCGCTCCTGCTGATCCAGGCCAATCTGCGCATGGCCTTCACCAAATACGTGCTGACCCGGCGGGGCATCCTGACGAACCACATCTGCCGCGCGCCGCTCCCCGCCTTCGACGCGGTCGACCGCTCCGAGATCGATGCCTGGCTCGGACGGGTCGCGGACCTGCTGGTGCCCGCCGCCTCGCTTCAGGCCGCGGAATAG
- a CDS encoding mandelate racemase/muconate lactonizing enzyme family protein: MAERVAKVEVYTLTIPRETVYLGDPRPGESVNEKGYIVRKGNRTVYPTMDRTVVVRLETSGGLVGWGETYGIVAPGAAIAIIDDLLGPYVVGRSPQDVVVIHEDLYDLMRVRGYTGGFYLDALAAIDIALWDLNARLADRPLVAMLGGRRHERLPAYVSGLPKRMRAERADFAAEWQAKGFDSFKFAAPVADDGNVAEIATLRERLGPQARIACDMHWVHTAEEAVSAIRAMEPHGLWFAEAPVKPEDIDGLAHVAARVSTPIAAGEEWRTVYDLVPRVARRACAIIQPEMGHKGVTEFMRIGQYAQAHNLTVIPHATIGMGLFMAASLHASAALSAVACHEYQHSIFEPNRRLLTGDMDCRDGFYSLPTGPGLGVAPSEEALRLLVKH, translated from the coding sequence ATGGCGGAGCGTGTCGCCAAGGTCGAGGTCTATACGCTGACGATCCCGCGCGAGACCGTCTATCTCGGCGACCCGCGCCCGGGCGAGAGCGTCAACGAAAAGGGTTACATCGTCCGCAAGGGCAATCGCACCGTCTACCCGACCATGGACCGCACGGTGGTGGTCAGGCTGGAGACGAGCGGCGGCCTCGTCGGCTGGGGCGAGACCTACGGCATCGTCGCGCCCGGCGCCGCCATCGCCATCATCGACGATCTGCTCGGCCCCTATGTCGTCGGCCGCTCGCCGCAGGATGTCGTGGTGATCCACGAGGATCTCTACGACCTGATGCGGGTGCGCGGCTACACGGGCGGCTTCTACCTCGATGCGCTCGCAGCGATCGACATCGCGCTCTGGGACCTCAACGCCCGCCTCGCCGATCGGCCTCTCGTCGCCATGCTCGGCGGCCGGCGGCACGAGCGGCTGCCGGCCTATGTCTCGGGCCTGCCCAAGCGTATGCGGGCGGAACGCGCCGATTTCGCAGCGGAATGGCAGGCAAAGGGCTTCGACAGCTTCAAATTCGCCGCGCCTGTCGCGGATGACGGCAATGTCGCCGAGATCGCGACGCTGCGCGAACGTCTCGGGCCTCAAGCTCGGATCGCCTGCGACATGCATTGGGTTCACACCGCCGAGGAGGCGGTCTCCGCCATCCGGGCGATGGAGCCGCACGGCCTCTGGTTCGCGGAGGCGCCGGTGAAGCCCGAGGATATCGACGGCCTCGCCCATGTCGCCGCCCGGGTCTCGACGCCGATTGCAGCCGGTGAGGAATGGCGCACCGTCTACGATCTGGTGCCGCGGGTGGCACGGCGCGCCTGCGCGATCATCCAGCCGGAGATGGGCCACAAGGGGGTCACCGAATTCATGCGCATCGGGCAGTATGCGCAGGCGCACAACCTCACCGTCATCCCGCACGCGACGATCGGCATGGGCCTGTTCATGGCCGCTAGCCTGCATGCCAGCGCGGCGCTTTCGGCGGTGGCCTGCCACGAATACCAGCACTCGATCTTCGAGCCGAACCGGCGCCTGCTCACCGGTGACATGGATTGCCGCGACGGCTTCTACAGCCTGCCGACCGGGCCGGGCCTCGGCGTCGCGCCCTCCGAGGAGGCGCTTCGCCTGCTTGTGAAACACTGA
- a CDS encoding sugar ABC transporter substrate-binding protein, with amino-acid sequence MRMPGWKRLAAVGLVALCTTTALPALAQNKVLKFVSWQKDERGTGDWWGSVIKEFEATHPGVKIEWTKVERGAFADTMTTLFAGGQPPDIVHLASFEFQKFADNGWLEPLDPYIKSAKLDLKGWAGQDTCGWNKQTVCVMMLYFGYFMAYNEELLKKEGLEVPKNYAEFLAAARKLTKDINGDGIVDQFGTGHETRGGGGQYMSEMMNYTLDAGARWTDENGKVTIDTPQMVEGLTRWKTIVKESLTPRDLAAGEVRQLFADGKIALKMDGPWLWPIIQKGKAKNQIKLSMVPFSPPVGGSSNVLGIASEVSAENKKLAWDFIAIATSDKFQSTYATLGASPPPDPRADTSGASKDTPHFDLLVKATKAAADAKVDRIPKGLELQFNEFAKMVMEESQRMIIQDLDPKVVAATMQKKAEALQKQ; translated from the coding sequence ATGAGGATGCCAGGCTGGAAACGGCTCGCCGCCGTTGGGCTCGTCGCGCTCTGCACAACGACGGCCCTGCCCGCACTCGCCCAGAACAAGGTGCTGAAATTCGTGTCCTGGCAGAAGGACGAGCGCGGCACCGGCGACTGGTGGGGCTCCGTCATCAAGGAGTTCGAAGCAACCCATCCGGGCGTCAAGATCGAATGGACGAAGGTCGAGCGTGGTGCCTTCGCCGACACCATGACGACGCTCTTCGCCGGCGGCCAGCCGCCGGACATCGTCCATCTCGCCTCCTTCGAGTTCCAGAAATTCGCCGACAATGGCTGGCTGGAGCCGCTCGACCCCTACATCAAGAGCGCCAAACTCGACCTGAAGGGCTGGGCCGGCCAGGACACCTGCGGCTGGAACAAGCAGACCGTCTGCGTGATGATGCTCTATTTCGGGTACTTCATGGCCTATAACGAAGAGCTCCTGAAGAAGGAGGGGCTCGAGGTCCCGAAGAACTACGCGGAATTCCTCGCGGCAGCCCGCAAGCTCACCAAGGACATCAACGGCGACGGCATCGTCGACCAGTTCGGCACCGGCCACGAGACCCGCGGCGGCGGCGGCCAGTACATGTCCGAGATGATGAACTATACGCTCGATGCCGGCGCGCGCTGGACCGATGAGAACGGCAAGGTCACGATCGACACGCCGCAGATGGTCGAAGGCCTCACCCGCTGGAAGACCATCGTCAAGGAGAGCCTGACGCCGCGCGATCTCGCCGCCGGCGAGGTCCGGCAGCTCTTCGCCGACGGCAAGATCGCGCTGAAGATGGACGGCCCCTGGCTCTGGCCGATCATCCAGAAGGGGAAGGCCAAGAACCAGATCAAGCTGAGCATGGTGCCGTTCAGCCCGCCGGTCGGCGGCTCCTCGAACGTGCTCGGCATCGCCTCGGAGGTCTCGGCCGAGAACAAGAAGCTCGCCTGGGATTTCATCGCGATCGCCACCTCCGACAAGTTCCAGTCGACCTATGCGACACTCGGCGCTTCGCCTCCGCCCGATCCGCGCGCCGACACCTCCGGCGCGAGCAAGGACACCCCGCATTTCGACCTGCTGGTGAAGGCGACCAAGGCGGCAGCCGACGCGAAGGTGGACCGCATCCCGAAGGGCCTGGAGCTGCAGTTCAACGAGTTCGCCAAGATGGTCATGGAAGAGAGCCAGCGCATGATCATCCAGGATCTGGACCCGAAGGTCGTCGCCGCGACGATGCAGAAGAAGGCCGAGGCGCTGCAGAAGCAGTGA
- a CDS encoding sugar ABC transporter permease — MPRPAFLDLARPSRRHWLGYLLLLPAVLLIGLIIVYPLFVSVDLSFQNVGIPRLDQPRRPFTTANYERLFTSPEFWNASWITLKLVVIVSFFCFLLGLGTALLVNNRFRGQSLARLLVALPWAVPEVVAVVIFAWIFDSSFGLMNWVFIKLGLINTTINWFSSPEAAFAVVCVTMIWKGYPFVSIMMLAGLQSIPEDFYNAARVDGANAWQRLTNITLPSLMPVLGVTLILVMLWVFRDFSIIYVMTGGGPLKATQTLSIMTYEQAFGFFKMGYASAVGVVTLIVCVIASRLLMGRAPETV; from the coding sequence ATGCCCCGACCCGCCTTCCTCGATCTGGCCCGGCCGAGTCGGCGCCACTGGCTCGGCTACCTCCTGCTGCTGCCGGCGGTGCTGCTGATCGGGCTGATCATCGTCTATCCGCTATTCGTCTCGGTCGACCTCTCCTTCCAGAATGTCGGCATCCCGCGGCTCGACCAGCCGCGGCGTCCGTTCACGACGGCGAACTACGAGCGGCTCTTCACCTCACCGGAGTTCTGGAATGCGAGCTGGATCACCCTGAAGCTTGTGGTGATCGTCAGCTTCTTCTGCTTCCTGCTGGGGCTGGGCACGGCGCTGCTGGTCAACAACCGCTTCAGGGGCCAGTCGCTGGCGCGCCTTCTCGTCGCCCTGCCCTGGGCGGTGCCGGAGGTCGTGGCGGTCGTGATCTTCGCGTGGATCTTCGATTCCTCTTTCGGGCTGATGAACTGGGTCTTCATCAAGCTCGGGCTGATCAACACCACGATCAACTGGTTCTCCTCGCCGGAAGCCGCCTTCGCCGTCGTCTGCGTCACCATGATCTGGAAGGGCTACCCCTTCGTCTCGATCATGATGCTGGCCGGGCTGCAGTCGATCCCGGAGGATTTCTACAATGCGGCGCGCGTCGACGGCGCCAACGCCTGGCAGCGTCTGACCAATATCACATTGCCCTCGCTGATGCCGGTGCTCGGCGTCACGCTGATCCTGGTGATGCTGTGGGTCTTCCGCGATTTCTCGATCATCTACGTCATGACCGGCGGCGGGCCGCTCAAGGCGACGCAGACGCTCTCGATCATGACCTACGAGCAGGCCTTCGGCTTCTTCAAGATGGGCTACGCCTCGGCCGTCGGCGTCGTCACCCTGATCGTCTGCGTGATCGCGAGCCGCCTGCTGATGGGCCGCGCGCCCGAGACCGTGTGA
- a CDS encoding carbohydrate ABC transporter permease, producing MRRSLRGSALLYTGVVLTCALLVFPIYWLVVTALSTPAELRALPPTFWPSAPRWNVFAEIVQQRPILLWLGNSILAAAGAVTLSMLVSVLAGYSLSRFKLRGGQSLGLFILTAKMLPATLLVIPLFGIFRMTGMIGSLWSVILAHATLIVPFTTWMLKGYFDTIPRELEQAAMVDGCSPLGAMVRVILPVSAPGLAATALYGFVLSWSDYAYARTFLTNAQTNWTANLGLTTMKGEYVSNWADISAASLVVALPVLLIYLFLERYLVGGLTAGAEK from the coding sequence ATGAGAAGAAGCCTCCGCGGCAGTGCGCTGCTCTACACGGGTGTCGTGCTGACCTGCGCCCTCCTCGTCTTCCCGATCTACTGGCTCGTGGTCACGGCGCTGTCGACCCCGGCCGAGCTGCGCGCGCTGCCGCCCACCTTCTGGCCGAGCGCCCCGCGCTGGAACGTCTTCGCCGAAATCGTCCAGCAGCGCCCGATCCTGCTCTGGCTCGGCAACTCCATTCTGGCCGCCGCCGGCGCGGTGACGCTCTCGATGCTCGTCTCCGTGCTCGCCGGCTACAGCCTCTCGCGCTTCAAGCTGCGCGGCGGCCAGTCGCTCGGCCTGTTCATCCTCACCGCCAAGATGTTGCCGGCGACGCTCCTGGTCATTCCGCTCTTCGGCATCTTCCGGATGACCGGGATGATCGGCTCGCTCTGGTCGGTGATCCTCGCCCACGCCACCCTGATCGTGCCCTTCACCACCTGGATGCTGAAGGGCTATTTCGACACCATCCCGCGCGAACTCGAGCAGGCGGCGATGGTCGATGGCTGCTCGCCGCTCGGCGCGATGGTGAGGGTGATCCTTCCGGTCTCGGCGCCGGGCCTGGCCGCGACCGCGCTCTACGGCTTCGTCCTGTCCTGGTCGGACTACGCTTATGCCCGGACCTTCCTGACCAATGCCCAGACCAACTGGACGGCCAATCTCGGGCTGACGACGATGAAGGGCGAGTATGTCTCGAACTGGGCCGACATCTCGGCGGCCTCGCTCGTCGTCGCCCTGCCCGTCCTCCTGATCTATCTCTTCCTCGAACGCTACCTCGTCGGTGGGCTGACCGCCGGCGCGGAGAAGTGA